A DNA window from Brassica napus cultivar Da-Ae chromosome C1, Da-Ae, whole genome shotgun sequence contains the following coding sequences:
- the LOC106450355 gene encoding ubiquitin C-terminal hydrolase 13-like isoform X1, whose translation MTLMTTPPIDQQEDEEMLVPHSDLVEGPQPMEVAQPEAAATTVENPPAEEIPTLKFTWSTQGFTRLNVRKLYSDIFVVGDYKWRILIFPKGNNVDHLSMYLDVADAASLPYGWSRYSQFSLAVVNQMNSKYSIRKETQHQFNARESDWGFTSFMPLSELYDPTRGYLVNDTLQIEAEVAVRKVLDYWSYDSKKETGFVGLKNQGATCYMNSLLQTLYHIPYFRKAVYHMPTTESDAPTASIPLALQSLFYKLQYNDTRVGTKELTKSFGWDTNDSFMQHDVQELNRILSEKLEDKMKGTVVEGTIQKLFEGHHMNYIECINVDYKSTRKESFYDLQLDVKGCKDVYASFDKYVEVERLEGDNKYQAEGHGLQDAKKGVLFIDFPPVLQLQLKRFEYDFMRDTMVKINDRYEFPLQLDLDRENRKYLSPDADKSVRNLYTLHSVLVHSGGVHGGHYYAFIRPTLSDQWYKFDDERVTKEVVNRALEEQYGGEEELPQNNPGVNNPPIKFTKYSNAYMLVYIRESDKDKIICNVDEKDIAEHLQVRLKKEQEEKEDKKKYKAQAHLFTTIKVARDEDITEQIGKSMYFDLVDHEKVRSFRIQKQTPFQQFKEEMAKEFGVPVQLQRYWIWAKRQNHTYRPNRPLLPHEEQQTVGQIREASNKANNAELKLFLEIERGSDESPIPPPDKSPEDILLFFKLYDPENEELRYVGRLMVKSSSKPMDIVGQLNQMAGFAPDEEIELYEEIKFEPCVLCEHLDKKTSFRLSQIENGDIICYQKPISIQENECPYPDVPSFLEYVHNREVVRFRALEKPKEDEFTMELSKLHTYDDVVERLAEKLGLSDSSKIRLTSHNCYSQQPKPQPIKYRGVDLSDMLAHYNQASDILYYEVLDIPLPELQRLKILKVAFHHATKDEVVIHNIRLPKQSTVGDVINELKTKVELSHPDAELRLLEVFYHKIYKIFPSTERIENINDQYWTLRAEEIPEEEKNIGPNDRLIHVYHFTKETVQNQQVQNFGDPFFLVIHEGETLEEIKTRIQKKLRVPDEDFAKWKFASFSMGRPDYLQDTDVVYNRFQRKDVYGAWEQYLGLEHVDNTPKRAYAANQNRHAYEKPMKIYN comes from the exons ATGACTCTGATGACTACACCGCCGATAGAT cagcAAGAGGACGAGGAGATGCTCGTTCCGCATTCTGATTTGGTCGAAGGACCTCAGCCCATGGAAG TTGCTCAGCCTGAGGCTGCTGCCACCACTGTGGAGAATCCCCCAGCCGAGGAGATTCCCACTCTGAAGTTCACGTGGAGCACCCAAGGTTTCACCAGGCTCAACGTTAGGAAGCTTTATTCTGATATATTTGTTGTTGGAGATTATAAATG gaGAATACTGATTTTTCCAAAAGGAAACAATGTCGACCATCTGTCCATGTACTTGGACGTTGCTGACGCTGCGAGTTTGCCTTACGGTTGGAGCAGATATTCACAGTTCAGCCTTGCTGTAGTGAATCAAATGAACAGCAAATATTCCATCAGAAAAG AGACTCAACATCAATTCAATGCAAGAGAAAGCGACTGGGGTTTTACATCATTCATGCCTCTCAGCGAGCTCTATGATCCCACTCGTGGATATTTAGTGAATGATACTCTTCAGATTGAAGCCGAAGTTGCTGTGCGGAAGGTTCTTGATTACTGGTCATATGACTCCAAAAAGGAGACTGGTTTTGTTGGACTTAAGAACCAAGGTGCTACCTGTTACATGAATTCTCTCCTGCAGACGTTATACCACATACCTTACTTCAGAAAG GCTGTTTACCACATGCCAACAACTGAGAGTGATGCACCTACGGCTAGTATCCCGTTGGCGCTCCAGAGCTTGTTTTACAAGCTTCAGTATAATGACACCCGTGTAGGGACAAAGGAGCTGACAAAGTCTTTTGGTTGGGATACAAATGATTCATTCATGCAACATGATGTTCAAGAACTCAACCGAATTCTCTCTGAAAAGCTTGAGGACAAAATGAAG GGAACTGTTGTGGAGGGAACAATACAGAAGCTATTTGAGGGTCACCACATGAATTACATTGAGTGCATTAATGTCGATTACAAATCTACACGTAAAGAATCATTCTATG ACCTCCAGCTTGATGTTAAAGGCTGCAAAGATGTATATGCTTCTTTTGACAAGTATGTTGAAGTTGAACGCCTTGAAGGAGACAACAAATACCAGGCAGAAGGACATGGCTTGCAG GATGCGAAAAAAGGTGTTCTATTCATTGACTTTCCACCCGTACTTCAACTCCAGCTCAAGAGGTTTGAATATGACTTTATGCGAGACACAATGGTGAAG ATAAACGATCGATATGAGTTTCCTCTTCAACTGGATCTCGACAGAGAGAATAGAAAATACCTATCTCCTGATGCTGACAAGAGTGTTCGTAATCTCTACACACTCCATAG TGTCTTAGTCCATAGTGGAGGAGTGCATGGAGGGCACTATTATGCTTTTATTAGGCCAACACTCTCAGATCAATG GTataaatttgatgatgaacGCGTGACGAAGGAAGTTGTGAACAGGGCACTGGAAGAGCAATATGGGGGTGAAGAAGAG TTACCGCAAAATAATCCTGGTGTCAATAATCCACCTATTAAATTCACAAAATATTCCAACGCATACATGCTTGTTTATATCCGTGAAAGCGATAAGGATAAAATAATATGCAACGTTGATGAAAAAGACATCGCAGAACATTTACAG GTGAGGCTGaaaaaagaacaagaagaaaaggaagataaaaaaaaatacaaggctCAAGCTCACCTTTTCACGACAATCAAG gtcGCAAGAGATGAAGACATCACCGAGCAAATTGGAAAGAGTATGTATTTTGATCTTGTTGATCATGAAAAAGTTCGGAGTTTTCGAATCCAGAAACAGACTCCCTTCCAACAATTTAAG GAAGAGATGGCCAAAGAATTTGGTGTCCCGGTTCAGCTTCAGCGGTACTGGATTTGGGCAAAGCGGCAAAACCATACTTATCGTCCCAACCGTCCCCTATTACCTCATGAAGAACAACAGACG GTTGGACAAATAAGAGAGGCATCTAACAAGGCAAACAATGCTGAACTAAAGCTGTTTTTGGAAATAGAGCGTGGATCG GATGAGAGTCCTATTCCTCCCCCAGACAAGTCACCTGAAGACATTCTCCTTTTCTTTAAGCTCTATGACCCTGAGAATGAAGAACTGAG ATATGTTGGCAGGCTCATGGTGAAAAGTTCCAGTAAGCCCATGGATATAGTAGGGCAATTGAATCAAATGGCTGGCTTTGCTCCTGACGAGGAAATAGAACTTTATGAG GAAATAAAGTTTGAACCTTGTGTACTGTGCGAACATCTAGATAAGAAGACTTCTTTCAGACTATCTCAA ATTGAAAATGGAGATATCATTTGCTATCAGAAACCTATTTCTATCCAGGAGAATGAATGTCCATACCCGGATGTGCCATCGTTTTTGGAGTACGTACATAATCGAGAG GTGGTGCGTTTTCGTGCTTTGGAGAAACCAAAAGAAGATGAGTTTACTATGGAGTT GTCAAAGCTGCATACGTATGATGATGTTGTGGAAAGATTGGCTGAGAAACTTGGCCTTTCTGATTCATCGAAAATTAGGCTTACTTCTCACAATTGCTACTCCCAGCAACCCAAGCCCCAGCCTATCAAATACCGTGGAGTAGACCTTTCAGATATGTTAGCTCATTATAATCAG GCGTCTGACATTTTGTATTATGAAGTTCTGGACATTCCTCTTCCTGAACTGCAACGTCTTAAGATTCTAAAAGTAGCTTTCCATCATGCCACAAAGGACGAA GTGGTAATCCACAATATCAGACTGCCTAAGCAGAGTACTGTCGGAGATGTTATTAACGAACTTAAAACAAAG GTGGAGCTTTCACATCCAGATGCAGAACTGAGGTTGCTCGAGGTGTTTTACCACAAGATCTACAAG ATCTTTCCATCTACCGAAAGAATTGAGAATATCAATGACCAGTACTGGACTTTACGAGCAGAGGAG ATACCTGAGGAAGAGAAGAACATTGGCCCCAATGATCGATTAATTCACGTGTACCATTTTACCAAAGAGACCGTACAGAATCAG CAAGTGCAAAATTTCGGAGATCCATTCTTTCTGGTAATACACGAAGGTGAAACTTTAGAAGAAATCAAGACCCGTATCCAAAAGAAACTCCGTGTCCCTGATGAGGACTTTGCCAAG TGGAAGTTTGCTTCATTTTCGATGGGACGACCCGACTACTTGCAGGACACAGATGTCGTTTATAATCGCTTTCAG AGAAAGGATGTATATGGTGCATGGGAGCAGTATCTTGGGTTGGAGCACGTTGATAATACTCCTAAAAGGGCTTATGCTGCAAATCAG AATCGGCACGCATATGAGAAGCCGATGAAAATATACAATTAG
- the LOC106450355 gene encoding ubiquitin C-terminal hydrolase 13-like isoform X2: MTLMTTPPIDQEDEEMLVPHSDLVEGPQPMEVAQPEAAATTVENPPAEEIPTLKFTWSTQGFTRLNVRKLYSDIFVVGDYKWRILIFPKGNNVDHLSMYLDVADAASLPYGWSRYSQFSLAVVNQMNSKYSIRKETQHQFNARESDWGFTSFMPLSELYDPTRGYLVNDTLQIEAEVAVRKVLDYWSYDSKKETGFVGLKNQGATCYMNSLLQTLYHIPYFRKAVYHMPTTESDAPTASIPLALQSLFYKLQYNDTRVGTKELTKSFGWDTNDSFMQHDVQELNRILSEKLEDKMKGTVVEGTIQKLFEGHHMNYIECINVDYKSTRKESFYDLQLDVKGCKDVYASFDKYVEVERLEGDNKYQAEGHGLQDAKKGVLFIDFPPVLQLQLKRFEYDFMRDTMVKINDRYEFPLQLDLDRENRKYLSPDADKSVRNLYTLHSVLVHSGGVHGGHYYAFIRPTLSDQWYKFDDERVTKEVVNRALEEQYGGEEELPQNNPGVNNPPIKFTKYSNAYMLVYIRESDKDKIICNVDEKDIAEHLQVRLKKEQEEKEDKKKYKAQAHLFTTIKVARDEDITEQIGKSMYFDLVDHEKVRSFRIQKQTPFQQFKEEMAKEFGVPVQLQRYWIWAKRQNHTYRPNRPLLPHEEQQTVGQIREASNKANNAELKLFLEIERGSDESPIPPPDKSPEDILLFFKLYDPENEELRYVGRLMVKSSSKPMDIVGQLNQMAGFAPDEEIELYEEIKFEPCVLCEHLDKKTSFRLSQIENGDIICYQKPISIQENECPYPDVPSFLEYVHNREVVRFRALEKPKEDEFTMELSKLHTYDDVVERLAEKLGLSDSSKIRLTSHNCYSQQPKPQPIKYRGVDLSDMLAHYNQASDILYYEVLDIPLPELQRLKILKVAFHHATKDEVVIHNIRLPKQSTVGDVINELKTKVELSHPDAELRLLEVFYHKIYKIFPSTERIENINDQYWTLRAEEIPEEEKNIGPNDRLIHVYHFTKETVQNQQVQNFGDPFFLVIHEGETLEEIKTRIQKKLRVPDEDFAKWKFASFSMGRPDYLQDTDVVYNRFQRKDVYGAWEQYLGLEHVDNTPKRAYAANQNRHAYEKPMKIYN, translated from the exons ATGACTCTGATGACTACACCGCCGATAGAT cAAGAGGACGAGGAGATGCTCGTTCCGCATTCTGATTTGGTCGAAGGACCTCAGCCCATGGAAG TTGCTCAGCCTGAGGCTGCTGCCACCACTGTGGAGAATCCCCCAGCCGAGGAGATTCCCACTCTGAAGTTCACGTGGAGCACCCAAGGTTTCACCAGGCTCAACGTTAGGAAGCTTTATTCTGATATATTTGTTGTTGGAGATTATAAATG gaGAATACTGATTTTTCCAAAAGGAAACAATGTCGACCATCTGTCCATGTACTTGGACGTTGCTGACGCTGCGAGTTTGCCTTACGGTTGGAGCAGATATTCACAGTTCAGCCTTGCTGTAGTGAATCAAATGAACAGCAAATATTCCATCAGAAAAG AGACTCAACATCAATTCAATGCAAGAGAAAGCGACTGGGGTTTTACATCATTCATGCCTCTCAGCGAGCTCTATGATCCCACTCGTGGATATTTAGTGAATGATACTCTTCAGATTGAAGCCGAAGTTGCTGTGCGGAAGGTTCTTGATTACTGGTCATATGACTCCAAAAAGGAGACTGGTTTTGTTGGACTTAAGAACCAAGGTGCTACCTGTTACATGAATTCTCTCCTGCAGACGTTATACCACATACCTTACTTCAGAAAG GCTGTTTACCACATGCCAACAACTGAGAGTGATGCACCTACGGCTAGTATCCCGTTGGCGCTCCAGAGCTTGTTTTACAAGCTTCAGTATAATGACACCCGTGTAGGGACAAAGGAGCTGACAAAGTCTTTTGGTTGGGATACAAATGATTCATTCATGCAACATGATGTTCAAGAACTCAACCGAATTCTCTCTGAAAAGCTTGAGGACAAAATGAAG GGAACTGTTGTGGAGGGAACAATACAGAAGCTATTTGAGGGTCACCACATGAATTACATTGAGTGCATTAATGTCGATTACAAATCTACACGTAAAGAATCATTCTATG ACCTCCAGCTTGATGTTAAAGGCTGCAAAGATGTATATGCTTCTTTTGACAAGTATGTTGAAGTTGAACGCCTTGAAGGAGACAACAAATACCAGGCAGAAGGACATGGCTTGCAG GATGCGAAAAAAGGTGTTCTATTCATTGACTTTCCACCCGTACTTCAACTCCAGCTCAAGAGGTTTGAATATGACTTTATGCGAGACACAATGGTGAAG ATAAACGATCGATATGAGTTTCCTCTTCAACTGGATCTCGACAGAGAGAATAGAAAATACCTATCTCCTGATGCTGACAAGAGTGTTCGTAATCTCTACACACTCCATAG TGTCTTAGTCCATAGTGGAGGAGTGCATGGAGGGCACTATTATGCTTTTATTAGGCCAACACTCTCAGATCAATG GTataaatttgatgatgaacGCGTGACGAAGGAAGTTGTGAACAGGGCACTGGAAGAGCAATATGGGGGTGAAGAAGAG TTACCGCAAAATAATCCTGGTGTCAATAATCCACCTATTAAATTCACAAAATATTCCAACGCATACATGCTTGTTTATATCCGTGAAAGCGATAAGGATAAAATAATATGCAACGTTGATGAAAAAGACATCGCAGAACATTTACAG GTGAGGCTGaaaaaagaacaagaagaaaaggaagataaaaaaaaatacaaggctCAAGCTCACCTTTTCACGACAATCAAG gtcGCAAGAGATGAAGACATCACCGAGCAAATTGGAAAGAGTATGTATTTTGATCTTGTTGATCATGAAAAAGTTCGGAGTTTTCGAATCCAGAAACAGACTCCCTTCCAACAATTTAAG GAAGAGATGGCCAAAGAATTTGGTGTCCCGGTTCAGCTTCAGCGGTACTGGATTTGGGCAAAGCGGCAAAACCATACTTATCGTCCCAACCGTCCCCTATTACCTCATGAAGAACAACAGACG GTTGGACAAATAAGAGAGGCATCTAACAAGGCAAACAATGCTGAACTAAAGCTGTTTTTGGAAATAGAGCGTGGATCG GATGAGAGTCCTATTCCTCCCCCAGACAAGTCACCTGAAGACATTCTCCTTTTCTTTAAGCTCTATGACCCTGAGAATGAAGAACTGAG ATATGTTGGCAGGCTCATGGTGAAAAGTTCCAGTAAGCCCATGGATATAGTAGGGCAATTGAATCAAATGGCTGGCTTTGCTCCTGACGAGGAAATAGAACTTTATGAG GAAATAAAGTTTGAACCTTGTGTACTGTGCGAACATCTAGATAAGAAGACTTCTTTCAGACTATCTCAA ATTGAAAATGGAGATATCATTTGCTATCAGAAACCTATTTCTATCCAGGAGAATGAATGTCCATACCCGGATGTGCCATCGTTTTTGGAGTACGTACATAATCGAGAG GTGGTGCGTTTTCGTGCTTTGGAGAAACCAAAAGAAGATGAGTTTACTATGGAGTT GTCAAAGCTGCATACGTATGATGATGTTGTGGAAAGATTGGCTGAGAAACTTGGCCTTTCTGATTCATCGAAAATTAGGCTTACTTCTCACAATTGCTACTCCCAGCAACCCAAGCCCCAGCCTATCAAATACCGTGGAGTAGACCTTTCAGATATGTTAGCTCATTATAATCAG GCGTCTGACATTTTGTATTATGAAGTTCTGGACATTCCTCTTCCTGAACTGCAACGTCTTAAGATTCTAAAAGTAGCTTTCCATCATGCCACAAAGGACGAA GTGGTAATCCACAATATCAGACTGCCTAAGCAGAGTACTGTCGGAGATGTTATTAACGAACTTAAAACAAAG GTGGAGCTTTCACATCCAGATGCAGAACTGAGGTTGCTCGAGGTGTTTTACCACAAGATCTACAAG ATCTTTCCATCTACCGAAAGAATTGAGAATATCAATGACCAGTACTGGACTTTACGAGCAGAGGAG ATACCTGAGGAAGAGAAGAACATTGGCCCCAATGATCGATTAATTCACGTGTACCATTTTACCAAAGAGACCGTACAGAATCAG CAAGTGCAAAATTTCGGAGATCCATTCTTTCTGGTAATACACGAAGGTGAAACTTTAGAAGAAATCAAGACCCGTATCCAAAAGAAACTCCGTGTCCCTGATGAGGACTTTGCCAAG TGGAAGTTTGCTTCATTTTCGATGGGACGACCCGACTACTTGCAGGACACAGATGTCGTTTATAATCGCTTTCAG AGAAAGGATGTATATGGTGCATGGGAGCAGTATCTTGGGTTGGAGCACGTTGATAATACTCCTAAAAGGGCTTATGCTGCAAATCAG AATCGGCACGCATATGAGAAGCCGATGAAAATATACAATTAG
- the LOC106450372 gene encoding myosin-binding protein 7-like has protein sequence MESRDLIQCCDCGCHHSSPRSSETNNNQLSNNPKVHIENECELLRQTVTSQQQSIQELYDELEKERNAASSAADESMNVMQRLQRDKAELQMDLRQYKLYAGEKMEHDLQEILALEDMVSQREQTILALECEAQGYKHRMMSYGITDEEANGDMSFLDDDYDHEYPSLKCNINENQDPLGADVYVADDENYPPADSPRGRVHLRSLDQRISQMETNPSLEVVGESPRRQRHFRRASSSHLGASKDDVFVESESYKHVSYTENDNNAKGVGDSLDIGDEMSDRVYTIDSGHHGGVTEQKLEAGNVEQVEHGDPDITKLYMRLQALEADRESMKEALLSMRTEKAQMVLLKELAQHLSKEVVPQRRLPLRKTSTDGTLTFTPVFKWITSFVSWRRKARRSKYMYGMSTNSMGLQMVLEKVPRSRNWRCLRSTQV, from the exons ATGGAATCGAGAGATCTAATCCAATGCTGCGACTGTGGATGCCACCATTCCTCTCCACGCTCATCAGAGACTAATAACAACCAATTGTCTAATAATCCCAAAGTCCACATCGAGAACGAATGCGAATTGCTTCGCCAAACAGTCACATCTCAACAGCAATCAATCCAGGAGCTCTACGACGAGCTCGAGAAAGAGCGCAACGCCGCTTCCTCGGCCGCGGACGAGTCCATGAACGTGATGCAGAGGCTGCAGCGCGACAAGGCCGAGCTCCAGATGGACCTTAGGCAGTACAAGCTTTACGCCGGGGAGAAGATGGAGCACGACCTTCAAGAGATTTTGGCCTTGGAGGATATGGTTAGTCAAAGAGAGCAGACGATCTTGGCTCTCGAGTGCGAAGCTCAGGGCTATAAGCATAGGATGATGAGTTATGGGATCACTGACGAAGAAGCTAATGGTGACATGAGCTTCCTTGATGATGATTATGATCATGAGTATCCTTCGTTGAAGTGTAATATAAATGAGAATCAAGATCCTTTGGGGGCTGATGTTTATGTTGCTGATGATGAGAACTATCCACCGGCGGATTCGCCTCGTGGGAGAGTTCATTTGAGGAGTTTGGATCAGAGGATCAGCCAGATGGAGACGAATCCTAGTTTGGAGGTGGTTGGTGAGAGTCCTAGGCGTCAACGGCATTTTAGGAGGGCCTCAAGCTCACACTTGGGAGCATCTAAAGATGATGTTTTTGTTGAATCTGAAAGCTACAAACATGTCTCATATACAGAGAATGATAATAATGCTAAAGGTGTTGGTGACTCATTGGATATAGGAGATGAGATGAGTGATAGAGTTTATACTATTGATTCTGGCCATCACGGCGGTGTAACTGAACAGAAGCTAGAGGCTGGCAATGTGGAACAAGTGGAGCACGGTGATCCTGATATAACGAAGCTCTACATGAGGCTTCAGGCACTGGAGGCCGATAGGGAGTCTATGAAAGAAGCGCTTCTCTCTATGAGGACTGAGAAGGCTCAGATGGTGCTGTTGAAAGAACTCGCTCAGCATTTGTCAAAGGAAGTTGTGCCTCAACGGAGGTTGCCTTTAAGGAAAACATCCACTGATGGGACATTGACTTTTACGCCTGTCTTTAAG TGGATCACATCTTTTGTTTCCTGGAGAAGAAAGGCTCGTCGAAGCAA GTACATGTATGGGATGTCAACAAACAGCATGGGTCTGCAAATGGTTCTAGAAAAGGTCCCTCGATCACGGAATTGGCGATGTCTCAGGAGCACACAAGTGTGA
- the LOC106450395 gene encoding E3 ubiquitin-protein ligase PUB24-like: protein MDHVDEEIEIPNYFLCPISLEIMKDPVTAVSGITYDRQSIVQWLEKVPSCPVTKQHLPLDSDLTPNHTLRRLIQHWCDENATRGVARIPTPRAPPGKLNIAEEIKNLKKFVVEASGREDTLKKLEVLAMEGETNRIMMCEAGVHSSLILFVVKCTLEEEEEGQHLKGHVDESLRLLHLIGVPLNDTRTILIENDQILESLTLILHQQDFINKAYTVVLLRNLTGNASSHIVERFGAEMLKGIIGFLKDVVISSFDLTNASVSATLQPSSSSVRSKLDRSLVIKRGVAAALMILLETSSWSQNRTILVDLGAVSQLIELEISYSGEKRTTELLLGILSRLCCCADGRGEMLAHGGGIAIVTKRVLWVSTAADNRALSILSTLSKFSPENEVVNEMVCVGTVEKLCSVLRVDCGLSLKEKAKEILGEHFDDWKKFPCIDVPLLTKLLSS, encoded by the exons atggaTCATGTAGATGAAGAGATCGAGATCCCTAACTACTTTCTCTGCCCTATTTCACTAGAGATTATGAAAGATCCAGTCACGGCCGTTTCTGGCATCACATACGACCGTCAAAGTATCGTTCAATGGCTAGAGAAGGTCCCATCTTGTCCCGTGACGAAGCAGCATCTTCCTTTAGACTCCGATCTTACGCCTAACCATACGCTTCGCCGTCTGATACAACACTGGTGTGACGAGAACGCGACGCGTGGCGTTGCTAGAATCCCTACGCCTAGAGCTCCTCCAGGGAAGCTTAACATCGCCGAGGAGATCAAGAATCTCAAAAAGTTTGTAGTAGAAG CCTCAGGAAGAGAAGATACGTTGAAGAAGCTTGAAGTTTTGGCGATGGAGGGAGAGACAAATAGGATAATGATGTGTGAAGCAGGCGTACATAGTTCTTTGATCTTGTTCGTAGTCAAGTGTactcttgaagaagaagaggagggaCAACATCTCAAAGGACACGTAGATGAATCTCTACGTCTTCTTCACTTGATCGGTGTTCCATTAAACGACACAAGAACAATCTTGATCGAAAACGATCAAATTTTGGAATCATTGACTTTGATCTTACACCAACAAGACTTCATCAACAAGGCTTACACAGTCGTTCTCTTGAGGAATCTAACGGGAAATGCTTCCTCTCATATCGTCGAGAGGTTCGGTGCCGAGATGTTGAAAGGGATCATAGGTTTTCTCAAGGATGTTGTAATAAGTAGTTTCGATCTCACTAACGCTAGCGTGAGTGCTACGTTACAACCATCAAGTTCTAGCGTGAGGTCGAAACTTGATCGTAGCTTGGTTATTAAACGTGGTGTGGCTGCGGCGCTGATGATTCTTCTAGAGACCTCTTCTTGGAGCCAGAACCGAACCATCCTCGTGGATCTTGGCGCGGTTTCTCAACTCATCGAACTCGAAATAAGCTACAGCGGCGAGAAGAGAACCACTGAACTTCTGTTGGGAATCTTGTCTCGTTTATGTTGTTGCGCAGATGGTAGAGGCGAAATGCTTGCTCATGGAGGCGGAATCGCGATTGTGACAAAACGGGTATTGTGGGTTTCGACTGCAGCAGACAATAGAGCACTCTCTATCCTAAGCACACTGTCTAAATTCTCGCCGGAGAACGAAGTAGTGAACGAGATGGTTTGTGTCGGGACGGTGGAGAAGCTTTGTTCGGTCCTGAGAGTGGACTGTGGTTTGAGCTTGAAGGAGAAAGCGAAAGAGATACTTGGAGAACATTTTGATGATTGGAAGAAATTTCCATGCATTGATGTACCTCTGCTTACTAAGCTTCTAAGCTCTTAG